Proteins found in one Phocoena sinus isolate mPhoSin1 chromosome 5, mPhoSin1.pri, whole genome shotgun sequence genomic segment:
- the LOC116754363 gene encoding LOW QUALITY PROTEIN: heterogeneous nuclear ribonucleoprotein K-like (The sequence of the model RefSeq protein was modified relative to this genomic sequence to represent the inferred CDS: inserted 2 bases in 1 codon; deleted 1 base in 1 codon; substituted 1 base at 1 genomic stop codon) yields METERPEEAFPNTETSGELGKHPAEDMEEEQAFKRSRNTDEVVELRILFQSKNAGAVVGKGGKNIKALHTDCNARVSVPDSSGPEHILSISADIETVREILKQIIPTLEEGLQLPSPTAISQLSLQSDAMECLNYRHYKGRNFDAELRLLIHQSLAGGIIGVKGVKIKEFQENTQTTIKLFQERCPQSTDRVVLTGGKPFKVVECIKIILDLISEPPIKGCAQTYDPNFYDETYDYGGFTMFDDRRGRPLGFPMRARGGFXRMPPGRGGRPMPPSRRDYDDMSHRQGPPPGQGGWGGGRARNLLLPPPPPPTGGELIAYDRRGRPGDHYDGMVGFSADETWDSAVHTWSSSEXQMAYEPQGGSGHDYPYAGRRGSYGDLGGPIITTKVTIPTDLAGSIIGKCGQRIKQTRHESGASIKIDEPLEGSEDRIITITGTQDQIQNAQYLLQDSVKHVKQYSGKFF; encoded by the exons ATGGAAACTGAACGGCCAGAGGAAGCCTTTCCCAACACCGAAACCAGTGGCGAACTTGGTAAACACCCTGCTGAAGATATGGAAGAGGAACAAGCTTTTAAAAGATCTAGAAACACTGATGAGGTGGTTGAATTACGCATTCTGTTTCAGAGCAAGAATGCTGGGGCAGTGGTtggaaaaggaggcaagaatattaaGGCTCTCCATACAGACTGCAATGCCCGTGTTTCAGTCCCAGACAGCAGTGGCCCCGAGCACATATTGAGTATCAGTGCTGATATTGAAACAGTTAGAGAAATTCTGAAGCAAATCATCCCTACCTTGGAAGAGGGCCTGCAGTTGCCATCACCCACTGCAATCAGCCAGCTCTCGCTCCAATCTGATGCTATGGAATGCTTAAATTACCGACACTATAAAGGACGCAACTTTGAT GCCGAGTTGAGACTGTTGATTCATCAGAGTCTGGCTGGAGGAATTATTGGGGTCAAAGGTGTTAAAATCAAAGAGTTTCAAGAGAACACTCAGACAACAATCAAGCTTTTCCAGGAACGTTGTCCTCAATCCACTGACAGAGTAGTTCTTACTGGAGGAAAACCTTTTAAGGTTGTAGAGTGCATAAAGATCATCCTTGATCTTATATCAGAGCCCCCCATCAAAGGATGTGCTCAGACATATGATCCCAATTTTTACGATGAAACCTATGATTATGGTGGTTTTACAATGTTTGATGACCGCCGTGGACGTCCCTTGGGATTTCCCATGCGGGCAAGAGGTGGTTT GAGAATGCCTCCAGGTCGGGGTGGGCGTCCCATGCCTCCATCCAGAAGGGATTATGATGATATGAGCCATCGTCAAGGACCTCCTCCTGGACAAGGGGGCTGGGGTGGTGGCAGAGCTCGGAatcttcttcttcctccaccaccaccacctacaGGAGGAGAGCTAATCGCCTATGACAGAAGAGGGAGACCTGGAGACCATTATGATGGCATGGTTGGTTTCAGTGCTGATGAAACCTGGGACTCTGCAGTACATACATGGAGCTCATCAGAGTGACAGATGGCTTATGAACCACAGGGTGGCTCTGGACATGATTACCCCTATGCAGGGCGTCGTGGCTCATATGGTGATCTTGGTGGACCTATTATTACTACAAAAGTAACTATTCCCACAGATTTGGCTGGATCGATTATTGGCAAATGTGGTCAGCGGATTAAACAAACCCGTCATGAGTCAGGAGCTTCGATCAAAATTGATGAGCCTTTAGAAGGGTCCGAAGATCGGATCATTACCATTACAGGAACACAGGACCAGATACAGAATGCACAGTATTTGCTGCAGGACAGTGTGAAGCA tgtGAAGCAGTATTCTGGAAAGTTTTTCTAA